From Chlamydiifrater volucris, one genomic window encodes:
- a CDS encoding CT253 family lipoprotein: MKRRFIVGILISTLSMGLGGCIFPSGNGVYNAKLYTTGSKAKGVVAMLPVAVNPRNQGGDVLPWSLREEFTEELVKKLSLSDRVFLIKHNVSNRIASDFYSPMPKAIPVEITSQFLPAEFVIATELIDHSTVSDALKNETVCASMRVRVFDIRHNRSTLVYQEIIEAKQPIPQSASDYSRYGWRTSHFESTPMGLMHGRLIREIVARVEGYVCANYS, encoded by the coding sequence ATGAAAAGAAGGTTTATCGTAGGCATTCTTATTTCGACACTCTCTATGGGCTTGGGGGGATGTATCTTTCCTTCTGGAAATGGTGTTTATAATGCCAAACTTTATACAACAGGAAGCAAGGCCAAAGGAGTGGTTGCTATGCTCCCCGTTGCCGTTAACCCGAGAAATCAAGGAGGAGATGTCCTTCCATGGAGTCTTAGAGAAGAATTTACAGAGGAGCTGGTAAAAAAACTTAGCCTTTCGGATAGGGTTTTTCTAATCAAGCACAATGTCTCCAATAGAATAGCCTCCGATTTCTATTCCCCCATGCCAAAAGCGATTCCTGTAGAGATTACTAGCCAGTTCCTCCCAGCAGAATTTGTTATAGCAACAGAACTCATTGACCATTCAACAGTTAGCGATGCTTTAAAAAATGAAACTGTTTGTGCCTCTATGAGAGTTCGAGTCTTTGATATTCGGCATAATCGTTCTACTCTCGTATACCAAGAAATTATTGAGGCCAAACAGCCTATTCCACAGTCTGCCTCTGATTACTCCCGTTATGGATGGCGAACCTCACATTTTGAATCAACTCCTATGGGTCTAATGCATGGTCGTCTAATTAGAGAAATTGTGGCCAGAGTAGAGGGGTACGTCTGTGCTAATTACTCGTAA
- a CDS encoding cysteine desulfurase family protein translates to MPTYLDNSSTTPPDPELLPYLEELFFRKDFLSNPSAMHSSGRKAASLVRKAESSVQTLLQFPSRIIFTSGATESLNLILNSVPAGHIITSSLEHPAVIEPLKKLPSRRVSYLDPGKEECVITPSKIEGAISDDTVAIVLGWANSETGAKTDISSIAEIAFAKKLMLIVDATAIVGKEKISVPNGVTALCFSGHKMHALSGIGVLAVNPKMRLNPLLLGGGQQGNIRSGTENILGIASLDFIARYLVENIADVSLHLQQLRDAFEHKILENYPGSIVHCSNISRLPNISTIAFPPLEGEILRAALDLHGIEASYGTACSSGAVTAFKSLFAMGIDQEIAASSLRFSFGRFNTLQEVKEASLLITSIATKMRDQLCNGGF, encoded by the coding sequence TTGCCTACATATCTGGATAATAGCTCAACGACTCCACCTGATCCCGAGCTTCTTCCTTATTTGGAGGAGCTGTTTTTTCGGAAGGATTTCTTGTCTAACCCTTCTGCCATGCATTCTTCGGGAAGGAAGGCTGCATCTTTGGTTCGTAAGGCCGAGAGTAGTGTGCAGACATTATTGCAGTTTCCTTCTAGAATAATCTTTACTTCTGGGGCTACGGAGTCTTTAAATCTAATCCTAAACTCCGTACCGGCAGGTCATATTATAACATCCTCTCTGGAACATCCAGCAGTTATAGAACCACTCAAAAAACTTCCTTCAAGACGGGTTTCTTATCTTGATCCCGGGAAAGAGGAATGTGTGATCACTCCCTCAAAGATTGAAGGGGCCATAAGCGATGACACTGTAGCGATCGTATTAGGATGGGCTAATTCGGAAACAGGAGCAAAAACGGATATTTCATCAATAGCAGAAATTGCTTTTGCTAAAAAGTTGATGCTTATCGTTGATGCCACAGCGATCGTGGGTAAGGAAAAAATAAGTGTTCCTAATGGAGTGACTGCTCTATGTTTTAGTGGGCATAAAATGCACGCTTTGTCAGGAATAGGGGTTCTAGCTGTGAATCCTAAAATGAGGTTAAACCCTCTGCTTCTTGGAGGTGGTCAGCAAGGGAATATTCGATCTGGAACAGAAAATATCTTGGGAATAGCTTCCTTGGATTTTATAGCTAGATATCTCGTAGAAAATATTGCTGATGTGTCTTTGCATTTACAACAATTACGGGATGCTTTTGAACATAAGATACTAGAAAATTATCCGGGATCGATAGTTCATTGTTCGAACATTTCCAGATTGCCCAATATATCTACAATCGCTTTTCCTCCTTTAGAAGGGGAGATACTGAGAGCTGCCTTGGATTTGCATGGAATAGAAGCCAGCTATGGTACAGCCTGTTCTTCAGGGGCTGTTACGGCCTTTAAGTCTCTATTTGCTATGGGTATAGATCAGGAAATAGCAGCATCTTCTTTACGCTTTTCTTTCGGGCGTTTTAATACCCTACAAGAAGTTAAGGAGGCTTCGTTATTAATCACGTCAATAGCAACAAAAATGCGTGACCAACTGTGTAACGGTGGCTTCTAA
- a CDS encoding hemolysin family protein: MMHFLLVGLLVGFTLCSSFFSLSQIALFSLPSSLISHYKRSHNKPLRAIASLLSHPHHLLITLIFCDIFVNIAIQNCTAIIFRNYESRIINVGVPLVITLIIGEILPKAIALPYNVSISKAITPVINFIRILLHPILNWMIIGVNQLVQLLVSSKQSDTVNPKELKEVLQSCKDFGLVSQEEGRLIHGYLSLNDCSVKERMKPRHEILFYDINKPIAELYSLFAEKRCSLVPICNDNIQNILGICSAKSLALKEDPISTIREVLQLTKKPYYIPETISAKTALFHLVSHDETMGIIIDEYGSIEGLITREDLFEVVTGEIIDQRDEKILYTQSGKDVLIAAGNLELVDFNEIFNINLPTTSNVATIGGWLTEQIGTIPTTGTKIVWENLSFQILDSAPNRVRRVYIRKLHD; the protein is encoded by the coding sequence ATGATGCATTTTCTTCTTGTCGGTTTATTAGTAGGGTTTACCCTATGTTCCAGCTTCTTTTCCTTGTCTCAAATAGCTTTATTTTCCCTACCTTCGTCACTAATATCGCACTACAAACGCTCTCACAACAAACCACTAAGGGCCATAGCCTCCTTGCTTTCACACCCGCATCATCTTCTAATAACCCTTATTTTTTGCGATATTTTTGTGAATATTGCTATTCAAAACTGTACGGCGATCATTTTTAGAAATTATGAAAGCAGAATAATTAATGTTGGGGTTCCTCTAGTAATCACTCTAATCATAGGGGAAATTCTACCAAAAGCTATAGCTCTTCCTTATAACGTTTCCATATCCAAAGCCATCACACCTGTTATTAATTTCATCCGCATTCTTCTCCATCCTATCCTAAATTGGATGATTATCGGAGTTAACCAATTAGTACAGCTCCTAGTATCATCCAAACAATCCGACACTGTTAATCCCAAAGAGCTTAAGGAAGTATTACAAAGCTGCAAAGATTTCGGGCTTGTAAGCCAGGAAGAAGGTCGCTTGATTCACGGCTACTTATCACTTAATGACTGCAGTGTCAAAGAACGAATGAAGCCTCGACATGAAATTCTTTTCTACGACATTAACAAGCCCATAGCAGAACTTTACTCCTTGTTTGCCGAGAAAAGATGTTCTTTAGTTCCTATTTGTAACGATAATATCCAAAATATTCTGGGTATTTGTAGTGCTAAAAGTTTAGCCCTTAAAGAAGATCCTATTTCAACAATAAGAGAAGTGTTACAACTTACCAAAAAACCCTACTACATTCCCGAAACAATATCAGCCAAAACAGCACTCTTTCATCTAGTTTCACATGATGAAACCATGGGAATTATCATTGACGAATATGGCTCAATAGAAGGTCTTATTACCAGGGAGGATTTATTCGAAGTTGTAACAGGCGAAATCATTGATCAAAGAGATGAAAAAATTTTATACACTCAATCAGGGAAAGATGTGCTTATTGCTGCTGGCAACCTGGAACTTGTAGACTTTAATGAAATTTTTAACATCAATCTCCCAACAACAAGTAACGTAGCTACTATCGGTGGTTGGCTAACAGAACAAATAGGCACAATTCCAACCACAGGTACAAAAATTGTTTGGGAAAATCTTTCTTTTCAAATCCTTGATTCAGCCCCTAACCGTGTTAGAAGAGTCTACATAAGGAAGTTGCATGACTAA
- the dcd gene encoding dCTP deaminase produces MSIKEDEWIRRMALEHGMIEPFSDGLVNVDTRTGEKLISYGLSSYGYDLRISREFKVFTNVYNSVVDPKQFSENTFISIVDDVCVIPPNSFALARSVEYFRIPRSVLTMCIGKSTYARCGLIVNVTPFEPEWEGYVTIEISNTTPLPAKIYANEGIAQVLFFEADNECSVSYAERNGKYQKQQGITIPFV; encoded by the coding sequence ATGAGTATTAAAGAGGATGAGTGGATTCGCCGAATGGCTCTTGAACACGGCATGATAGAGCCTTTCTCTGACGGTCTAGTGAATGTGGATACTCGGACTGGAGAGAAGCTTATTAGTTACGGACTTTCTAGTTATGGCTATGACTTACGCATTTCCAGAGAATTTAAAGTTTTCACTAATGTATATAACTCCGTTGTTGATCCTAAACAGTTTTCGGAAAATACCTTTATCTCTATTGTTGACGATGTGTGTGTCATTCCTCCTAATTCCTTCGCTTTAGCCAGAAGTGTGGAGTATTTTCGTATTCCTAGGAGTGTATTGACCATGTGCATAGGCAAATCTACCTACGCTCGCTGTGGGCTTATTGTAAACGTTACTCCTTTTGAGCCCGAATGGGAAGGATACGTAACTATTGAAATTTCTAACACAACTCCCCTCCCAGCAAAAATTTACGCCAACGAAGGCATAGCTCAAGTACTGTTTTTTGAGGCTGACAACGAATGTTCCGTTTCCTATGCTGAAAGGAACGGAAAGTACCAGAAACAACAGGGTATTACCATTCCTTTCGTCTAA
- a CDS encoding CNNM domain-containing protein gives MTNSPYFWLTLNIGCILVQGFYSMMEMACVSFNKVRLHYYLTKNHKKANYINFLIRRPYRLFGTVMLGANIALQLGSEASRECYAGFGISPDYAPLTQVCIVVIFAELLPLTISRKLPEKIALWGAPILYYSHYLFYPFIRFIGVLTEIIYYFLGIKKDKLNSTLSRDELQKVLETHHKEHEFNVIATNIFSLSTTNAGEVMIPLSQHPMLPATSCVSDFVRTLRNHAIDFVPVYHGEKSNIIGIAFPKDFINSPTSQLLREHLHSPWFITEKTKLIRILKEFRANKRKVALVLGASGEPQGLLSLNSIFQTIFNTSDIARRKPEASRVIERTIPGNTKLEDLKEELGLPLTRYGCETIAQLVMQSLDAPAEEGASVIIDNLLLEVKETTLSGIKSIAIKNLFS, from the coding sequence ATGACTAATTCCCCCTATTTTTGGTTAACCTTGAATATAGGATGTATCCTAGTTCAAGGGTTTTACTCTATGATGGAAATGGCTTGTGTATCCTTTAACAAGGTGCGTCTGCACTACTATTTAACGAAAAACCATAAAAAAGCTAATTACATTAATTTCCTCATTCGGCGTCCGTATAGGTTATTTGGTACAGTCATGCTTGGAGCTAATATAGCCTTGCAGCTAGGTTCTGAAGCTTCTAGGGAATGCTATGCTGGATTTGGTATTTCGCCCGATTATGCCCCTTTGACTCAGGTGTGCATCGTTGTTATTTTTGCCGAACTTCTCCCTTTGACTATTTCTCGGAAATTACCAGAAAAGATAGCCTTGTGGGGAGCTCCTATCTTATACTATTCTCACTACTTATTTTATCCTTTCATTCGATTCATAGGAGTACTAACGGAAATTATCTACTACTTTTTAGGAATAAAAAAAGACAAATTAAATAGCACTTTAAGCAGAGATGAACTACAAAAAGTTTTAGAAACACATCATAAGGAACACGAATTTAATGTAATAGCCACAAATATCTTTTCTCTAAGCACTACAAATGCTGGAGAAGTAATGATTCCTCTTTCCCAACATCCTATGCTCCCTGCCACTTCCTGCGTAAGTGATTTTGTACGCACTTTGCGTAATCACGCCATAGATTTTGTCCCTGTATACCATGGAGAGAAAAGTAATATTATAGGTATAGCTTTCCCTAAAGATTTTATTAATAGTCCTACCTCTCAGCTCCTCAGGGAGCATTTACATTCTCCCTGGTTTATCACTGAGAAAACCAAGCTTATTCGTATCCTAAAAGAATTTAGAGCTAACAAAAGAAAAGTGGCCTTAGTCTTAGGAGCTTCTGGGGAGCCTCAAGGATTATTGAGTTTAAATTCCATTTTCCAGACGATCTTTAACACCTCGGATATAGCCAGAAGGAAGCCCGAAGCATCCAGAGTTATAGAGCGTACCATACCCGGAAATACTAAACTAGAGGATCTAAAAGAGGAGCTGGGTCTTCCATTAACACGTTACGGATGCGAAACCATAGCCCAATTAGTCATGCAATCACTAGACGCTCCAGCAGAAGAAGGGGCCTCTGTTATCATTGATAACCTCTTGCTAGAAGTTAAAGAAACAACGTTGTCCGGCATTAAAAGCATTGCCATCAAAAATTTGTTCTCATAA
- a CDS encoding CesT family type III secretion system chaperone: protein MSRQNAEENLRNFAKELKLPDVAFDQNNTCILFVDGEFSLHLTYEEHSDRLYIYSPLLDGLPDNPQRKLALYEKLLEGSMLGGQMAGGGVGVAVKEQLILMHCVLDMKYAETNLLKAFAQLFIETVVKWRTVCGDIAAGREPSVDTMPQMPQAGGGMQPPPSGIRA, encoded by the coding sequence ATGTCAAGGCAAAATGCAGAGGAAAATCTAAGGAATTTTGCTAAAGAATTAAAGCTGCCCGACGTTGCTTTTGATCAGAATAACACATGCATTTTGTTCGTTGATGGGGAGTTCTCTTTGCATCTTACTTACGAAGAGCACTCTGATAGACTTTACATCTATTCCCCACTATTGGATGGGTTGCCAGACAATCCACAAAGGAAGCTTGCTCTCTACGAAAAGCTATTGGAAGGGTCCATGTTGGGTGGGCAAATGGCTGGTGGAGGTGTAGGTGTTGCCGTTAAAGAACAGCTGATACTGATGCATTGTGTTTTGGATATGAAATACGCTGAAACCAATTTGTTGAAGGCTTTTGCTCAGTTGTTTATAGAGACTGTGGTGAAGTGGAGGACGGTCTGTGGTGATATCGCTGCAGGAAGGGAGCCTTCCGTGGACACTATGCCACAGATGCCTCAAGCAGGTGGTGGAATGCAGCCTCCTCCTTCGGGAATTCGTGCGTAA
- a CDS encoding alpha-amylase family glycosyl hydrolase, whose protein sequence is MNTFFYDPKNPPLGCKKIGYEHFSFCVPSTSASQIHLVLSDHQGTILKEVPLNLLNTEKKLWHVEVDAIPENCLYGFRLTTNKNSAHEVISTYVADPYSTTLSTPEIFTETLKRYHYTFSHLPTEEYFNWENDTPPAIPSNETIIYEVHVRSFTNHDSSRTSSPGTFSGFAEKIPHLIELGVTTVELLPIFEFNERDHPFYTLSDNRLCNYWGYAPVNFFCPSRRYSKYSESPSYAFKDFVKKLHKAGLEVILDVVFNHTGSEALTPFSTLDKVEYYITDPLGQHTNYSGCGNTFNSNSNLSIHLIINSLRYWINEFHVDGFRFDLASCLLRSTSGELVKNSPILDRISKDPIISKVKLIAEPWDAAGAYHLGFFSSTFERWSEWNGEYRDSVRAFLNGDKNAKERFATSFTGSPNIFKSPYNSINFVTCHDGFSLRDLVTYNEKHNADNGENNQDGSSANYSHNFGIEGPTDDIEIQVIRNRQIKNFMLTLMLSQGIPMILSGDEYGHSGNGNNNRWCHDSTLNYFLWSALEKSTELLDFTKKIISLRKDLRELFMEEVPKKFIWTEEDGQPANFTNPGLFLAVTIPLPDYCVTLAFNSSKEKKLFKIPEAEHKFPRLIKILDTEHGFFENRDTTLKTKEQTLSPHTIAVYKSVRESGM, encoded by the coding sequence ATGAATACTTTCTTTTATGACCCTAAAAATCCTCCTCTAGGCTGCAAAAAGATTGGATATGAACATTTTTCCTTTTGTGTACCCTCTACAAGCGCTTCTCAAATACATTTGGTTTTAAGTGATCATCAAGGAACTATCCTGAAAGAAGTTCCCCTAAACCTCTTAAACACAGAAAAAAAACTTTGGCATGTAGAAGTCGATGCTATTCCAGAAAATTGCCTGTATGGATTTCGATTAACTACGAATAAAAATTCTGCGCATGAGGTTATTTCGACATACGTTGCTGATCCATACTCAACAACATTGTCTACTCCAGAAATTTTCACAGAAACTCTCAAAAGGTATCATTATACCTTCTCTCATCTCCCTACAGAAGAATACTTTAATTGGGAAAACGACACTCCACCAGCAATCCCTAGCAATGAAACCATTATCTACGAAGTCCACGTGCGATCTTTTACTAACCATGACTCATCAAGAACTTCATCTCCTGGAACGTTTTCTGGTTTTGCAGAAAAAATCCCTCACCTGATAGAACTTGGAGTAACAACAGTTGAGCTGCTTCCTATTTTTGAATTTAATGAGCGTGACCACCCTTTTTACACTCTTTCTGACAATAGGTTGTGCAACTATTGGGGTTATGCTCCTGTTAACTTCTTTTGCCCTTCCAGAAGATATTCTAAATATTCTGAATCACCAAGTTACGCTTTTAAAGATTTTGTTAAAAAACTACATAAAGCAGGCTTAGAAGTCATTTTAGATGTCGTCTTCAACCATACTGGATCAGAAGCACTCACTCCCTTCTCCACCTTAGACAAGGTAGAATACTATATCACTGATCCTTTAGGACAACACACTAATTACTCTGGCTGTGGAAACACTTTTAACTCCAACTCAAACCTTTCTATTCATTTGATTATAAATAGCTTGAGATACTGGATAAATGAATTTCATGTCGATGGATTTAGATTTGACCTAGCTTCTTGCTTATTACGATCCACCTCTGGAGAACTTGTAAAAAATTCACCTATACTCGACCGCATTTCTAAAGATCCCATCATATCCAAAGTAAAGTTAATAGCTGAACCATGGGATGCAGCAGGAGCCTATCACCTGGGTTTTTTCTCTTCTACCTTCGAAAGATGGAGTGAATGGAATGGAGAATACAGAGACTCTGTGAGAGCTTTCCTAAATGGAGACAAAAATGCCAAGGAAAGGTTTGCTACATCCTTTACGGGTTCTCCGAACATCTTTAAATCTCCTTATAACTCCATAAATTTTGTAACCTGCCATGACGGATTTTCTTTGAGAGATCTTGTAACTTATAATGAGAAGCATAACGCAGACAACGGAGAAAATAATCAAGATGGGTCTTCTGCAAATTACAGCCACAATTTCGGAATAGAGGGGCCAACAGATGACATTGAGATTCAAGTGATTAGAAACCGGCAAATAAAAAATTTTATGCTTACTTTAATGCTATCTCAGGGGATCCCTATGATACTATCTGGAGATGAATACGGTCACTCAGGCAATGGCAATAATAATCGCTGGTGCCATGACTCTACTCTGAATTATTTCTTGTGGAGTGCACTGGAAAAATCTACGGAATTATTAGATTTCACGAAAAAAATCATATCTTTGAGAAAAGATCTTCGAGAACTTTTTATGGAGGAAGTTCCAAAAAAATTTATATGGACAGAAGAAGATGGGCAACCAGCAAACTTTACTAACCCAGGCCTCTTTTTGGCTGTTACAATTCCCCTCCCCGACTACTGTGTAACCTTAGCCTTTAATAGTAGTAAGGAGAAAAAATTATTTAAAATACCGGAAGCGGAACATAAATTTCCAAGGCTTATAAAAATCCTAGATACCGAACATGGGTTTTTTGAAAACAGAGATACCACGCTGAAAACGAAAGAACAAACCCTCTCTCCTCACACTATAGCAGTTTACAAAAGCGTGAGAGAGAGCGGGATGTGA
- a CDS encoding Stp1/IreP family PP2C-type Ser/Thr phosphatase — protein sequence MAFRCFGASDIGRSRVKNEDFWQADPEMGLFAVADGIGGCSGGEVASKEAVSQLMSLFEEQNRKIGIDRRSYTKDHLLDILSRVNDWVYKYSCLDGALKGMGTTLSSLFFKEDRAYILHVGDSRIYRFRQGILSQLTEDHSLANRLCSRYGLSKESEKVYPYRHILTNVLGTKPNLTPDIREIEYEPEDIFFLCSDGLTNMVSDKELCEVLSSHDELEESGNMMISLANSHGGVDNVTVVLVQVV from the coding sequence ATGGCTTTTAGATGCTTCGGGGCTAGCGATATAGGCCGATCTAGAGTAAAAAATGAGGATTTTTGGCAAGCAGATCCGGAGATGGGATTGTTTGCTGTAGCGGACGGTATCGGCGGGTGCTCAGGAGGAGAGGTGGCGTCCAAGGAAGCTGTTTCGCAGCTAATGAGTTTATTTGAGGAGCAAAACAGAAAGATTGGTATAGATCGTAGGTCGTATACCAAGGATCACTTGTTAGATATTCTTAGTAGAGTCAATGACTGGGTATACAAGTATTCTTGCTTGGATGGTGCACTAAAGGGAATGGGAACAACGTTGAGTTCTTTGTTTTTTAAAGAAGATCGAGCATATATTCTCCATGTTGGAGACAGTAGAATATACCGATTTCGACAGGGGATTTTGTCTCAGCTTACAGAGGATCACTCTTTAGCAAATCGTCTGTGCTCTCGTTATGGTCTTTCTAAAGAATCAGAAAAGGTGTATCCTTACCGTCATATTTTGACAAATGTGCTAGGAACAAAACCTAATTTGACACCCGATATCCGTGAAATAGAGTACGAACCTGAGGATATATTTTTTCTTTGTTCTGACGGGTTGACTAACATGGTATCGGATAAGGAGCTATGCGAAGTGTTGTCTTCCCACGATGAGTTAGAAGAATCAGGGAATATGATGATCTCCTTGGCAAACAGTCATGGCGGAGTTGATAACGTTACTGTAGTTCTCGTTCAAGTGGTTTAA
- the ruvB gene encoding Holliday junction branch migration DNA helicase RuvB — MDERTAVFCGDKKFEFSLRPKGLKEFYGQPRLKERLDVFLHAAIQRKEPPGHCLFFGPPGLGKTSLAHIIAETLDGGLITASGPQLSKPSDLLGFLTNLQLGDVFFIDEIHRMSSVAEEFLYSAMEDFKIDVTIDSGPGARSVRVDIAPFTLVGATTKLGMISEALRTRFAFMGKLDYYSTEYLFQILNRSSGLLDVKANEDALLEIASRSRGTPRLANNLLRWVRDYAQMRNGNVINRSVAEKALAMLLIDDWGLNEIDVKLLTTMIDFYQGGPVGIKTLAIAVGEDVRTVEEVHEPFLILKGLIKKTSRGRCVTDVAYRHLKKRRKKIRGEG, encoded by the coding sequence ATGGATGAGCGAACAGCTGTTTTTTGTGGAGATAAAAAGTTTGAGTTTTCTCTAAGGCCTAAGGGGCTTAAGGAGTTTTATGGTCAACCCAGGCTTAAAGAGCGGTTGGATGTCTTTTTGCACGCAGCGATCCAAAGGAAAGAGCCTCCCGGTCATTGTTTATTTTTTGGTCCGCCAGGGCTGGGTAAAACCTCTTTGGCACATATCATAGCAGAAACTCTTGACGGTGGGCTTATCACGGCGTCTGGTCCTCAGTTGTCCAAACCTTCAGATCTTCTGGGGTTTTTGACAAATCTTCAGCTAGGTGATGTATTCTTCATTGATGAAATACATCGGATGAGTTCTGTGGCTGAAGAGTTTTTGTATTCAGCCATGGAAGATTTTAAGATCGATGTCACTATTGATTCGGGGCCAGGGGCTAGATCGGTTAGGGTAGATATAGCTCCATTCACTCTTGTGGGAGCAACCACAAAGTTGGGAATGATTAGCGAAGCTCTTCGTACCCGGTTTGCTTTCATGGGGAAGCTTGATTACTATTCCACGGAGTATTTGTTCCAAATCTTGAATCGCTCTTCAGGGCTTTTGGATGTTAAAGCTAACGAAGATGCGTTGTTAGAAATCGCCTCTAGATCCAGAGGAACGCCAAGATTGGCAAATAATTTATTGCGCTGGGTTCGTGACTATGCGCAAATGCGGAACGGTAACGTTATTAATCGTAGCGTAGCCGAAAAAGCATTAGCTATGTTATTGATAGATGACTGGGGTTTAAATGAGATAGATGTTAAGCTTCTTACCACCATGATTGATTTTTATCAAGGTGGTCCCGTAGGGATTAAAACTTTGGCTATTGCTGTCGGGGAAGATGTTCGTACGGTGGAGGAGGTCCATGAGCCCTTTCTGATTTTGAAGGGGTTGATAAAAAAAACCTCCAGAGGTCGTTGTGTTACTGACGTAGCTTACCGCCATCTGAAGAAGAGAAGAAAGAAAATTAGGGGAGAGGGATAG
- a CDS encoding SpoIID/LytB domain-containing protein produces MRTLKHLVISLLLFSSQVLRAEITASDQFVKQGIDQEPKVRVLVVEESTTALVEAKGAHRVFGNGRILQTSFQGKRSAVHALYEGVRWGEEYPGVSCLKVEPLDEGASLFVNGIQYKGSVYIHKTGRGCIVVTNELTVEDYLKSVLSVKYLSPLDKEALSACVILERTALYEKLLSIGENCFWHLMASREGYGGYGVTRRSFGVEEAVDWTCRLVLDNEEGLSVDADALLKNGVEHLAVEGLNARQILEKFYPQADFVVIDSWRDGEDIESLAMVTVS; encoded by the coding sequence GTGAGAACTTTAAAACACCTGGTGATCAGTCTTTTGTTGTTTTCGTCTCAGGTGCTGCGAGCAGAAATTACAGCCTCTGATCAATTTGTTAAACAAGGTATTGATCAAGAGCCTAAAGTTCGAGTGCTGGTCGTAGAAGAAAGTACGACGGCCTTAGTGGAAGCTAAGGGAGCTCATAGAGTTTTTGGTAATGGAAGGATTCTGCAAACGAGCTTTCAGGGTAAACGAAGTGCCGTGCACGCATTATACGAGGGTGTTCGTTGGGGAGAAGAGTATCCTGGGGTCTCCTGTTTGAAAGTAGAGCCCCTGGATGAAGGGGCATCGTTATTCGTTAATGGCATACAGTACAAGGGATCAGTGTATATTCATAAGACTGGTAGAGGGTGTATAGTGGTAACGAATGAGTTAACTGTAGAGGATTATTTAAAGTCCGTGCTCTCTGTAAAATACCTTTCGCCCTTAGATAAAGAAGCTCTTTCGGCTTGCGTTATTTTGGAGCGAACGGCTTTGTATGAAAAATTATTAAGCATTGGAGAAAACTGCTTTTGGCACCTTATGGCTTCTAGGGAAGGGTATGGAGGATATGGCGTAACTCGCAGGAGTTTTGGAGTAGAGGAAGCTGTAGATTGGACCTGCCGGCTGGTTCTAGACAATGAGGAAGGACTTAGTGTTGACGCGGATGCTTTGCTAAAAAATGGTGTTGAGCATTTGGCTGTCGAAGGTCTTAATGCTAGGCAAATTTTAGAAAAGTTTTATCCTCAGGCAGATTTTGTTGTTATCGATTCTTGGAGAGACGGAGAGGATATCGAATCATTAGCGATGGTTACTGTTTCTTAG
- a CDS encoding single-stranded DNA-binding protein — protein sequence MMFGYFAGYLGADPEERMTSKGKRVIVLRLAVRSRNGAKDETVWCKCNIWSDRYDKMLPYLKKGSAVIVAGDISLESYMGRDGNPQSSMVISVDSLKFSPFGKSEAREGESAPSTAEGNMSVGFDGEALDSEAISDKEMYAGSQEQDYVCEDVPF from the coding sequence ATGATGTTTGGTTATTTTGCTGGGTATTTGGGTGCTGATCCCGAAGAGAGGATGACTTCTAAGGGTAAGCGAGTGATAGTTCTTAGACTCGCTGTCAGGAGCAGAAACGGTGCCAAAGACGAGACCGTTTGGTGTAAGTGCAATATCTGGAGTGATCGTTACGACAAGATGCTTCCTTACCTTAAAAAGGGATCAGCGGTTATTGTCGCCGGGGATATTTCTCTTGAGAGTTATATGGGTCGAGATGGTAACCCTCAGTCCTCAATGGTCATTAGTGTGGACTCTTTGAAGTTCAGCCCCTTTGGTAAATCTGAGGCTAGAGAAGGAGAAAGCGCTCCTTCAACGGCTGAGGGTAATATGTCAGTCGGTTTTGATGGAGAAGCCTTGGACAGCGAGGCGATTTCTGACAAAGAGATGTACGCCGGTAGCCAGGAGCAGGATTACGTTTGTGAGGATGTTCCTTTCTAA